DNA from Bacteroides zoogleoformans:
TCGCTGGAAGATCTGGTGGAAGAAATATTCGGCGACATCGAGGATGAGCATGACAACAGCTCCTATATATGCAAGCAGATTGGCGAGCATGAGTATGTGCTCTCGGCACGGTTGGAAATAGAAAAAGTGAATGAAACTTTCGGACTGGACTTGCCCGAATCGGATGATTATCTGACGGTCGGAGGATTGATTCTGAACCGTTATCAGAGTTTTCCGAAACTGCATGAGGTGATTACCGTGGATAACTATCTGTTCAAAATAATCAAAGTCACGGCCACGAAAATAGAACTGGTGAAGTTGAAAGTCGCGGAATAATTCGGCATCAGCGTATTTTTTTACGCAATAAATAGATGTGTATTAGCATTTTTTGTATCTTCGTGCGCTAAAAAGAAATTGGATAGAGAATAATAATAAACAAATAAATCATACTAACTAAAATGGCAACATTACAAAACATTCGGTCGAAAGGACCTTTATTGGTGATTGTTATTGGTTTGGCGCTGTTTGCTTTCATTGCAGGCGATGCTTGGAAAGTACTTCAGCCACACCGGTCGCAAGATGTAGGTGAGGTGAACGGGGAAACTGTTTCCGCTCAGGATTATCAGGCGTTGGTAGAAGAATACACGGAGGTGATTAAGTTCTCCAGTGGCAACAACGCATTGAACGATGAACAGACCAATCAAATCAAGGATGAGGTGTGGAGAACATACATCAACAATAAACTGATTGAGAAAGAAGCCAAAAAACTGGGACTGACGGTGACGAAAGCAGAAATTCAGGCTATCATCGATGCCGGCGTGCACCCCATGCTGCAACGTACTCCTTTCCGCAATCCGCAAACCGGGGCGTTCGATAAAGATATGCTGAAGAAGTTTTTGGTGGATTACTCTAAGATGAACAAGGCACAGATGCCTTCTCAATATGCAGAGTACTATGAGTCTATGTACAAATTCTGGTCTTTTCTTGAAAAGTCGCTCACACAGAGCCGTTTGCAGGAGAAATATCAGGCTTTGATTACGAAGTCCTTGTTCTCTAATCCGGTGGAAGCAGAGGTTGCGTTTGACGCCAGAGTGAATCAGACGGATCTGTTGTTGGCTGCCGTGCCTTATTCCTCCATCGTTGACTCGACCATTGTGGTGAATGATGCCGACCTGAAGGCTGCTTATGACAAAAAGAAAGAACAATTCAAGCAATATGCTGAAACGCGTAACATCAAGTTTATCGATGTGCAGGTCACTGCAAGCGCCGAAGACAAGGCTGCCCTCCGGAAGGAAATGGAGGAATATACGGAACAGCTTGCCGGCAATCCGGCTGATTATGCTTCCTTTATCCGCTCCACCGGTTCGGAGACTCCCTATGCCGACTTGTTCTATACTACACGTTCTTTGCCGGCCGACGTAGTTGCCCGTCTGGATTCTGTTTCAGTGGGCGGTGTATTCGGCCCGTATTATAATGTAGAAGACAATACCATCAACTCTTTCAAGAAGCTGGCTTTCGCCTCTATGCCGGACTCTATTGAGTTCCGCCAGATTCAGGTGGTTGCCGACGACGCTGCGAAGACCAAGACATTGGCTGATAGTATTTACAATGCCATCAAAGGCGGTGCCGACTTTGCGGCGGTTGCCAAAAAGTATGGTCAGACCGGCGAACCCGCGTGGATTTCTTCGACTAACTATGAAGGTGCCCAAATAGAGGGTGACAACTTGAAATATATCACAGCTGTGACGACTTTGGCACAGAACGAACTGACCAATCTGGCTTTGGGACAAGCCAATGTCATTTTGCAGGTGACTGCCAAAAAAGCGGTGAAGGATAAATATAAAGTAGCCGTTATCAAGCGTCCGGTGGACTTCAGCAAGGAAACTTATAGCAAGGCTTACAATGAGTTCAGCCAATTCATAGCAACGAACAATACGTTGGAAAAGATGGTTGCCAATGCCGAAGATGCGGGATATAAATTGCTGGATAGGACGGAGTTGTATAGCTCGGAACATGGAATTGGCGGCGTGAGAGGAACCAAAGATGCGTTGAAGTGGGCGTTTGAAGCCAAGGCCGGTGAGGTTTCCGGACTGTATGAGTGTGGCGAGAGCGACCGCATGATGGTGGTAGGTGTGGCAAGCATCGTACCGGAAGGCTATCGTCCGTTGGCTCTGGTAAAAGAGCAGCTGAGGGCTGAAATCCTCCGCGATAAGAAAGCCGAGAAAATTATGGCCGACATGAAAGCAGCCAATGCCGCTTCGTTCGACCAATATAAGAACCTGACGAACGCTGTCAGCGACTCTGTGAAGCATGTCACTTTCGGCGCTCCTGCTTATGTTGCAGCTCTTCGCAGCAGCGAACCGCTGGTGAGCGCTTATGCATCGGTAGCCGAACTGAACAAGCTGAGTGCTCCCATCAAGGGTAATGGCGGTGTTTTCGTTCTGCAAGCTTATGCAAAAGAAAAGCAGAATGACACCTTCAACAAGGAAACCGAAGAAACGGCCTTGAAGAATATACATGCACGTATGGCAAGCCAATTCATCAACGACTTGTATTTGAAGGCGGAAGTTAAGGATAAACGCTACTTGTTCTTCTAATAACAAGTAGGGGCCTTTATAAGGAAAGAGGTGTTGCAACGCGCACCTCGAACCTCTTTAGGCATGGGTTCCACGGAATGCACGGATGGGGTTATATCACGACCGTGTGGTTTCGTGAAATCCATGCTTTTTTCCGTTTGGTTCATTGATTTTATGCAACTTTTTTGTTATCTTTGCATTCTAAGAGGAATATATGTTTCTTTGCGACAGGGCGGGTGTTGGGCGGAAGAAGTGATGTTTTCTTAGATAAAGTCCGTTGTCTCTCGACAGGACGTTCTTTTTAATGAAAAAAACTATAATATGCAGAAACGACCTCTATTGGGGCTGACCCTCGCTGAATTACAAAACGTGGTGAGGAACTTGGGGATGCCGGGTTTTTCGGCCAAGCAGATAGCCTCTTGGGTGTACGACAAGAAAGTGACTTCCATTGATGAGATGAGCAATCTTTCGTTGAAGCACCGTGAGTTGCTGAAGGAGATGTATGAAGTCGGTGCCGAAGCTCCGGTAGATGCGATGCACTCGGTGGATGGTACGGTGAAATATCTCTATCGGGCAGGAGAGGGGCGTTTTGTCGAAGCGGTTTACATTCCTGAAGACAACCGTGCCACACTTTGCGTCTCTTCGCAGGTGGGATGCAAGATGAACTGTAAGTTCTGCATGACAGGCAAGCAAGGATTCACAGCCAATTTAACCTCTCATCAGATTATCAATCAAATCAGTTCCTTGCCCGAAAGAGAGAAGCTGACCAATGTGGTGATGATGGGGATGGGCGAACCGCTTGATAATTTGGACGAAGTGCTGAAAGCGCTGGAGGTCATGACCGCCTCCTACGGATATGGATGGAGTCCCAAACGCATTACCCTCTCTTCCGTAGGACTGCGGAAAGGATTGCAGCGCTTTATAGAAGAGTCCGATTGTCATTTGGCCATCAGTCTGCATTCTCCCCTGCCTCTGCAACGCAGGGATTTGATGCCTGCCGAAAGAGCTTTCTCCATCACGGAGATTGTGGATTTGCTAAGAAACCATGACTTCGGCAAGCAACGCAGGCTTTCCTTCGAGTACATCGTTTTTAAAGGAGTGAACGACTCGATTACGTACGCCAAGGAGCTGCTGAAGTTGTTGCGCGGGATGGATTGCAGGCTCAATCTGATTCGTTTCCATGCCATACCGGGTGTGGAGCTTGAAGGAGCCGATATGGAAACGATGACGGCTTTCCGCGACTATCTGACATCGCACGGACTGTTCACCACCATACGCTCTTCGCGTGGTGAAGATATTTTTGCGGCGTGCGGCATGCTTTCTACCGCCAGGCAAGAAAAAGAATAAGAACAAATTAATATAAATTATTGACTTTGACGGAAAGGATGTTGTGCATTCTTCTTAGCTTTGTGAAAATAAAATGGATAGAGATTATGAAAAAGCGCTTGTTCTATGTAAGTTTAGCTCTTATGCTGATACTTTCTGCCGGATGCGGCAAAGGTAAAAAGGGAGTGTTTACACCTACTTCCAGTGGCCGTGCGTATGAAATTCTGGTGGTGGTTAACGCCGGATTGTGGGAACGCCCTGCCGGCAGAGCCTTGTTCGATGTGCTCGATACGGATGTTCCCGGATTGCCGCAGTCGGAACGTTCATTCCGCATCATGTATACTGATCCGAGCAATTATGACGCAACATTGAAGATGATTCGCAACATCATCATTGTGGATGTGAATAAGGACTTGTACACGCAGCCCAAATTCAAATCGGCGAAGAACGTCTATGCTGCCCCGCAATCTATCCTGACCATTCAGGCGCCTGATGAACCGTCGTTCGCCCGGTTCGTGGAGGAGAACAGTCAAGTTGTCATCGACTTCTTTACCCATGCGGAAATGAACCGGCAGATTTCGGTCTTGAAGGATAAACACAGCGATTATATTGCTACAAAGGTGAAAAGCCTGTTTGATTGCGATGTGTGGGTTTCCGGCGAACTGACCTCTACCAAGCAGGGTGAGGGTTTCTTTTGGGCAGGAACGAACACTGCTACCGGTGACCGGAATTTCGTAATCTATTCTTATCCTTATACGGATAAAGCAACATTTACTAAAGAGTATTTTGTGCAAAAGCGTGATTCTGTGATGAAAATCAATATTCCGGGTGCCAAAGAAGGCATGTATATGATGACGGACTCTTTGATGACCGATGTGCACCCCATCAGCGTGCAGGGTGAATATGCGCTGGAAGCTCGTGGGTTGTGGCGTGTGAAGGGTGATTTCATGGGTGGACCTTTTGTCTCTCATGTACGCTTGGATAAGGCCAATCAGCGCATCATCGTTTCGGAGGTCTTTATCTATTCACCCGATAAGTTGAAGCGGAATCTGGTCCGCCAGATGGAAGCCTCGCTCTATACGCTGAAGTTGCCCGGCGGCAAGCAGGAGGGAATGGAGATTCAACTCAACACTGTTTCGAAAGATACAATAAGCAATAAGTGAAAAAATGGAAGATAAGAAAATAAGAGTCGGCATTACGCAAGGAGATATCAATGGAGTGGGGTATGAGGTGATTCTGAAGACTTTTGCGGAACCCGCTATGTTGGAGTTGTGCACTCCCATCGTATATGGTTCACCCAAAGTGGCTGCTTATCATCGTAAGTCATTGGATTTGCCTACCAACTTCAGTATCATCAACTCTGCACCCGAAGCTGTTCATAACCGATTGAGCATAGTGAACTGTACCGATGATGAGGTGAAGGTGGAATTTTCCAAGCCTGCCGCCGAAGCCGGTAAAGCTGCGTTTGGCGCATTGGAAAAAGCCATTGAGGAATATAAGAAGGGATGGATAGACGTACTTGTGACTGCTCCTATCAACAAGCATACCATTCAATCGGAAGAGTTTGCTTTCCCCGGACATACGGAATATATCGAGCAGAAACTGGGAAATGGTGAGAAGGCACTTATGATTCTGCTGAAAGATGATTTAAGAATGGCATTGGTCACCGGACACGTCCCGGTGAAAGAGATTGCCACCACCATCACGAAAGAGTTGATAGAGGAGAAACTGAGGATTTTCAATCAGTCCTTGAAGCGTGATTTTGCCCTCGATGCCCCCCGTATTGCCGTCCTGTCGCTCAATCCGCATGCAGGAGACAACGGTTTGCTGGGAACGGAGGAACAGGAAGTGATAGTTCCAGCCATTCGCGAGATGGCTGCCAAAGGCGTGTTTTGTTATGGGCCTTATCCGGCAGATGGATTCATGGGTTCGGATAATTATACTCATTTCGATGGCATTCTGGCAATGTATCATGATCAGGGGCTGGCTCCCTTCAAAGCGTTGGCTATGGACGAAGGGGTGAACTATACGGCGGGGTTGCCGGTGGTGCGTACTTCGCCGGCTCATGGCACGGCATATGATATTGCCGGAAAAGGGCTTGCTTCGGAAGATTCATTCCGACAAGCCATCTATGTGGCAATAGACGTATTCCGAAACCGTGAACGTGAGAATGCGATGTGTGCCAATCCGTTGCGTAAGCAATATCATGAGAAACGCGACGACAGTGACAAGCTGAAGCTTGATAGTGTAGAAGAGGATTTATAGCATGACGAAAGCAGAGATACAACAAGTGAAA
Protein-coding regions in this window:
- a CDS encoding DUF4837 family protein, translated to MKKRLFYVSLALMLILSAGCGKGKKGVFTPTSSGRAYEILVVVNAGLWERPAGRALFDVLDTDVPGLPQSERSFRIMYTDPSNYDATLKMIRNIIIVDVNKDLYTQPKFKSAKNVYAAPQSILTIQAPDEPSFARFVEENSQVVIDFFTHAEMNRQISVLKDKHSDYIATKVKSLFDCDVWVSGELTSTKQGEGFFWAGTNTATGDRNFVIYSYPYTDKATFTKEYFVQKRDSVMKINIPGAKEGMYMMTDSLMTDVHPISVQGEYALEARGLWRVKGDFMGGPFVSHVRLDKANQRIIVSEVFIYSPDKLKRNLVRQMEASLYTLKLPGGKQEGMEIQLNTVSKDTISNK
- a CDS encoding SurA N-terminal domain-containing protein gives rise to the protein MATLQNIRSKGPLLVIVIGLALFAFIAGDAWKVLQPHRSQDVGEVNGETVSAQDYQALVEEYTEVIKFSSGNNALNDEQTNQIKDEVWRTYINNKLIEKEAKKLGLTVTKAEIQAIIDAGVHPMLQRTPFRNPQTGAFDKDMLKKFLVDYSKMNKAQMPSQYAEYYESMYKFWSFLEKSLTQSRLQEKYQALITKSLFSNPVEAEVAFDARVNQTDLLLAAVPYSSIVDSTIVVNDADLKAAYDKKKEQFKQYAETRNIKFIDVQVTASAEDKAALRKEMEEYTEQLAGNPADYASFIRSTGSETPYADLFYTTRSLPADVVARLDSVSVGGVFGPYYNVEDNTINSFKKLAFASMPDSIEFRQIQVVADDAAKTKTLADSIYNAIKGGADFAAVAKKYGQTGEPAWISSTNYEGAQIEGDNLKYITAVTTLAQNELTNLALGQANVILQVTAKKAVKDKYKVAVIKRPVDFSKETYSKAYNEFSQFIATNNTLEKMVANAEDAGYKLLDRTELYSSEHGIGGVRGTKDALKWAFEAKAGEVSGLYECGESDRMMVVGVASIVPEGYRPLALVKEQLRAEILRDKKAEKIMADMKAANAASFDQYKNLTNAVSDSVKHVTFGAPAYVAALRSSEPLVSAYASVAELNKLSAPIKGNGGVFVLQAYAKEKQNDTFNKETEETALKNIHARMASQFINDLYLKAEVKDKRYLFF
- the rlmN gene encoding 23S rRNA (adenine(2503)-C(2))-methyltransferase RlmN; the protein is MQKRPLLGLTLAELQNVVRNLGMPGFSAKQIASWVYDKKVTSIDEMSNLSLKHRELLKEMYEVGAEAPVDAMHSVDGTVKYLYRAGEGRFVEAVYIPEDNRATLCVSSQVGCKMNCKFCMTGKQGFTANLTSHQIINQISSLPEREKLTNVVMMGMGEPLDNLDEVLKALEVMTASYGYGWSPKRITLSSVGLRKGLQRFIEESDCHLAISLHSPLPLQRRDLMPAERAFSITEIVDLLRNHDFGKQRRLSFEYIVFKGVNDSITYAKELLKLLRGMDCRLNLIRFHAIPGVELEGADMETMTAFRDYLTSHGLFTTIRSSRGEDIFAACGMLSTARQEKE
- the pdxA gene encoding 4-hydroxythreonine-4-phosphate dehydrogenase PdxA, which produces MEDKKIRVGITQGDINGVGYEVILKTFAEPAMLELCTPIVYGSPKVAAYHRKSLDLPTNFSIINSAPEAVHNRLSIVNCTDDEVKVEFSKPAAEAGKAAFGALEKAIEEYKKGWIDVLVTAPINKHTIQSEEFAFPGHTEYIEQKLGNGEKALMILLKDDLRMALVTGHVPVKEIATTITKELIEEKLRIFNQSLKRDFALDAPRIAVLSLNPHAGDNGLLGTEEQEVIVPAIREMAAKGVFCYGPYPADGFMGSDNYTHFDGILAMYHDQGLAPFKALAMDEGVNYTAGLPVVRTSPAHGTAYDIAGKGLASEDSFRQAIYVAIDVFRNRERENAMCANPLRKQYHEKRDDSDKLKLDSVEEDL